A window from Opitutia bacterium ISCC 52 encodes these proteins:
- a CDS encoding epoxide hydrolase has translation MITNRRIWLLLFLACGNLVSAQDTSIRPFAIHVEDAVLKDLQDRLIRTRFPDQVENSGWDYGTDKSYLKELVEYWKDEYDWRQQERLLNELDHFKTKIDGLDIHFIHQRSKHENALPLVITHGWPGSVMEFQEIIGPLTDPEAHGGNAEDAFHVICPSMPGFGFSDKPSVPGYSVRKMGETVGTLMARLGYQRYGAQGGDWGAGVTSWLGENCSEQVVGIHINFARSRPPQGVEDPFEGVPDWEIKRMNDREEAMKNHWAYADIQGTRPQTLGYGLNDSPVGLAAWITDKWYVWSDHDGHIENAFTKDQLLTNIMIYWTTGTINSSTRIYYETRRDNWKRGRVEVPTAAAIFPQEIRLPIRKWVEAGYNLQQWTEMPQGGHFAAVEEPELLVEDLRKFFRTLR, from the coding sequence ATGATCACAAATAGACGGATTTGGCTTTTGCTGTTTTTGGCATGTGGAAACCTTGTTTCCGCTCAGGACACATCCATTCGGCCCTTTGCGATCCACGTCGAGGATGCTGTGCTAAAAGACCTCCAGGACCGATTGATTCGAACACGGTTTCCGGATCAGGTTGAAAACAGCGGTTGGGATTATGGAACGGACAAGTCCTACCTGAAAGAACTGGTTGAGTATTGGAAAGACGAATACGATTGGAGACAGCAGGAACGGCTACTCAACGAATTGGACCACTTTAAAACCAAGATCGATGGACTGGATATTCACTTTATCCACCAGCGTTCAAAACATGAGAACGCCTTGCCCTTGGTGATCACCCATGGGTGGCCGGGATCCGTGATGGAGTTTCAGGAGATTATCGGACCTTTAACCGATCCGGAAGCGCATGGAGGAAACGCCGAGGACGCCTTCCACGTGATCTGTCCTTCCATGCCTGGATTCGGATTTTCCGACAAGCCGAGTGTTCCGGGTTACAGCGTGCGTAAAATGGGAGAAACCGTGGGAACATTGATGGCTCGCTTAGGCTACCAGCGCTACGGTGCACAAGGCGGAGATTGGGGTGCCGGTGTTACTTCCTGGCTAGGTGAAAATTGTTCAGAGCAGGTGGTCGGCATTCATATTAATTTTGCCAGAAGCCGCCCACCCCAAGGCGTCGAGGATCCATTCGAAGGAGTCCCTGATTGGGAGATCAAGCGAATGAACGATCGTGAGGAAGCAATGAAAAACCATTGGGCCTACGCTGACATTCAGGGAACGCGGCCGCAAACGCTGGGCTACGGGCTCAATGATTCTCCGGTGGGATTGGCCGCGTGGATCACCGACAAGTGGTACGTGTGGAGCGACCATGACGGCCATATTGAAAATGCGTTTACCAAAGACCAACTCCTGACGAACATCATGATCTACTGGACCACCGGAACGATCAATTCCTCCACCCGCATTTACTACGAGACACGCCGGGACAATTGGAAGCGAGGCCGCGTCGAGGTACCGACCGCCGCTGCCATTTTTCCTCAAGAAATACGATTGCCCATTCGAAAATGGGTGGAGGCAGGTTACAATCTCCAGCAATGGACCGAGATGCCGCAAGGTGGCCACTTCGCCGCCGTCGAGGAACCGGAGTTATTAGTCGAGGACCTCAGGAAGTTTTTTAGAACACTACGGTAA
- a CDS encoding twin-arginine translocation signal domain-containing protein, producing the protein MNHRITRRSFVKTTGVAVGLAPFASLMRANTGYPDAGADLKGVNDVRSVLLTRGDRQRVTIKIKLL; encoded by the coding sequence ATGAACCACCGCATCACCCGCAGATCGTTTGTCAAAACCACCGGAGTAGCCGTCGGCCTTGCGCCATTCGCGTCCTTGATGAGGGCCAATACAGGATACCCGGATGCGGGAGCCGATCTCAAGGGAGTAAATGACGTCAGGTCTGTACTTTTGACAAGAGGAGATCGTCAGCGAGTGACAATCAAAATTAAACTTCTCTAG
- a CDS encoding DUF1585 domain-containing protein codes for MPQFNKKENDWFLEELYPHEAILRAWLASRFSTIPDFEDIIQEAYIRTVKRWRTQDFFGEGKRKKVWDIDVSGAFHKGPAFGDYHELRDLVAQREDDFARGFVEHLIGYALGRPFGFTDEDLAIEIVSSAKKDDYAVSAFIHALVRSEAFQKK; via the coding sequence ATGCCTCAGTTTAATAAAAAAGAAAACGATTGGTTTCTGGAGGAACTGTACCCCCATGAGGCGATCTTGAGGGCTTGGCTGGCGAGTCGATTCTCCACGATCCCCGACTTTGAGGATATAATCCAGGAGGCCTATATTCGCACGGTGAAGCGCTGGCGGACCCAAGACTTCTTTGGCGAGGGCAAACGGAAGAAGGTCTGGGACATCGATGTCTCCGGAGCGTTTCATAAGGGACCCGCGTTTGGCGACTATCATGAACTGCGGGACTTGGTCGCTCAGCGAGAGGACGATTTCGCCCGTGGCTTCGTCGAGCACTTGATCGGGTATGCACTGGGTCGGCCCTTTGGATTTACCGATGAAGATCTGGCCATCGAAATCGTCAGTTCTGCGAAGAAAGATGATTATGCAGTAAGCGCTTTCATCCATGCGCTGGTCCGGAGCGAAGCCTTTCAGAAAAAGTAG
- a CDS encoding twin-arginine translocation signal domain-containing protein, which yields MKSPHSQFDRRSALKALGLGSAAGALGAFGNQAHANSHASEPHPKVGGMDPVKITKVRSILTAPYGINLVIVKVETDQPGLYGLGCATFTQRAHTVVAAIDEYLDPFFKGKRVNTIEDNWQMAYQSSYWRNGPVLNNALSGVDQALWDIKGKMAGMPVYELLGGKCRFAVDAYGHASGDTPEAVVDRVQWFKEKGYRNIRIQLGGYGSTHLSDNPPYKKAGFGDPDDRTITPQVYKRGTIEIFKKARERFGDDVELLHDMHERLQPMEAIDMIRRVEEYRPFFIEDPVSPENIGWFERLREQCNVPIAMGELFNSPHEWLIPMTERLYDYIRIHISQIGGITPAMKVARLGEWFNVRTAWHGPGDTSPVGHAANCHIDLAVWNFGVQEMGLFKEAAYEVFPGMPTMKEGFIYVNEVPGLGIDIDEKLAAKYPPIVYNYNWTQLRGIDGTPTRP from the coding sequence ATGAAATCCCCACATTCTCAATTCGATCGTAGGAGTGCTCTCAAAGCACTAGGTCTTGGCTCCGCCGCAGGGGCTCTTGGAGCTTTTGGAAATCAGGCCCATGCAAACAGTCACGCATCGGAACCTCATCCCAAAGTGGGTGGTATGGATCCCGTTAAAATCACCAAGGTTCGGTCCATCCTAACCGCTCCCTATGGTATCAATTTGGTTATTGTGAAAGTGGAGACCGACCAGCCCGGACTTTATGGGTTAGGTTGCGCCACATTTACGCAACGAGCTCACACCGTGGTTGCTGCGATTGATGAGTACCTGGATCCCTTTTTTAAAGGCAAAAGGGTGAACACCATCGAGGACAATTGGCAGATGGCTTACCAGAGTTCCTATTGGAGAAATGGGCCCGTGCTGAACAATGCATTGAGTGGGGTCGACCAGGCGCTTTGGGATATCAAGGGCAAGATGGCCGGGATGCCGGTCTACGAATTGTTGGGAGGTAAATGCCGTTTTGCGGTCGACGCCTATGGTCATGCGTCCGGCGATACACCGGAGGCCGTGGTAGATCGCGTTCAGTGGTTTAAAGAAAAAGGCTACCGGAATATTCGCATCCAGTTGGGCGGATACGGATCAACCCATCTTTCCGATAATCCCCCTTATAAGAAGGCAGGCTTTGGAGATCCCGATGATAGAACTATAACGCCCCAGGTATATAAGAGAGGCACCATCGAGATCTTTAAGAAAGCCCGAGAGCGCTTTGGTGATGATGTGGAATTACTCCACGATATGCACGAGCGTCTTCAGCCCATGGAGGCCATCGACATGATCCGGAGGGTAGAAGAATATCGACCTTTCTTTATAGAGGACCCGGTATCTCCGGAAAACATTGGTTGGTTCGAACGGCTCCGTGAGCAATGCAACGTACCCATCGCGATGGGGGAATTATTTAACAGTCCCCACGAATGGCTCATCCCTATGACTGAGCGTTTGTACGATTACATCCGCATTCATATTTCTCAGATCGGTGGTATCACGCCTGCGATGAAAGTGGCTCGCCTCGGCGAGTGGTTCAACGTGCGCACAGCCTGGCATGGTCCCGGGGATACTTCGCCCGTGGGTCACGCGGCTAATTGCCATATCGACCTCGCAGTCTGGAATTTTGGGGTTCAGGAAATGGGCCTCTTTAAAGAAGCCGCCTACGAAGTATTCCCTGGCATGCCGACCATGAAGGAAGGTTTTATTTACGTGAACGAAGTTCCTGGGTTGGGCATCGATATCGATGAAAAACTGGCGGCCAAGTATCCGCCCATAGTCTATAACTACAATTGGACTCAACTACGGGGGATCGACGGCACTCCGACGCGGCCGTAA
- a CDS encoding energy transducer TonB, which translates to MKIITEKPTILSRAIPLISSVAITGGLFVTLPLMQWASDLRQNPDQANLTTIAVAVPPAPPELPPPPEEEIEEEEIELEAEVQRISLDQINMALNAGMGGMSAGSLTTQSFQLPDNLDDMVFEIADLDEKPEPLYRIAPKYPFNLKRSGIQGRVFLLFVVNEDGIVENARVTESPHPEFSKAALDAIKIWKFHPGKKGGKPVKTRIRIPLAFSLRG; encoded by the coding sequence ATGAAAATCATAACTGAAAAACCAACCATCCTCAGCCGGGCTATTCCTTTGATTAGTTCGGTCGCAATTACAGGGGGACTGTTCGTCACCCTTCCGCTTATGCAGTGGGCGAGTGATCTGCGCCAAAATCCTGATCAGGCAAACCTTACAACAATCGCCGTAGCGGTTCCTCCGGCTCCTCCTGAGCTACCTCCTCCACCTGAAGAAGAAATTGAAGAGGAAGAAATAGAATTGGAAGCCGAGGTTCAAAGAATCTCACTCGACCAAATCAACATGGCACTCAATGCCGGTATGGGGGGGATGAGTGCTGGATCGTTGACGACGCAATCGTTTCAGTTGCCGGATAACCTTGACGATATGGTCTTTGAAATCGCTGACCTGGATGAAAAGCCCGAGCCTCTTTATCGCATCGCGCCCAAATATCCATTTAATCTCAAACGTTCGGGTATCCAGGGCCGTGTGTTTCTGCTCTTTGTCGTTAACGAGGATGGCATAGTTGAAAACGCTCGTGTGACCGAGTCGCCTCATCCTGAATTTTCTAAAGCCGCACTCGATGCGATTAAGATCTGGAAATTTCATCCAGGTAAAAAAGGCGGGAAGCCGGTTAAGACTCGGATTCGGATTCCCTTGGCTTTTTCTTTGCGCGGTTAA
- a CDS encoding alkaline phosphatase D family protein has product MGLEGSVRVSWWPEGQQTNIRRTSWLPVDPNQDFTRQVLIENLEPNRRYELAVESRSVEGKPGQSLGGSFKTALGASGGGAFRFVISTCQSWKTRDKGTAGLQIYDHMLALDPAFFVHLGDIVYYDKRSAGGDVDARTPELARFHWNRWYGCTDVLDFHRQIPSFFIKDDHDTVTNDSAPGRRVGDLTWNAGLSIFREQAPMGERTYRSRRWSEDLQFWIVEGRDFRSPNDMPDGKDKSIWGPEQKAWFKQEVLASDAPFKILFSPTPVVGPDRKNKKDNHSNANWSFEGDEIRQFCEENNVIVICGDRHWQYHSIDDVTGVHEFSSGATSKAHAGGFSLDLKTDEHKYLAIIGGFLSGEIHSGQDGDKLTMRHHRVDGSIAYEYSYSN; this is encoded by the coding sequence ATGGGTTTGGAGGGAAGTGTTCGAGTCAGTTGGTGGCCGGAAGGGCAGCAGACGAATATCCGCCGGACAAGCTGGTTACCCGTTGATCCAAACCAAGACTTTACTCGGCAAGTTCTGATCGAAAATCTGGAACCCAATCGTCGCTACGAATTAGCCGTGGAAAGTCGATCAGTCGAAGGAAAGCCAGGCCAGTCTCTTGGTGGTTCGTTTAAGACGGCTTTGGGAGCTTCTGGCGGGGGTGCTTTTCGTTTTGTAATATCGACCTGTCAAAGCTGGAAAACCCGTGACAAAGGAACGGCTGGGCTGCAGATCTATGATCATATGCTGGCGCTTGATCCGGCTTTCTTTGTGCACTTGGGTGACATTGTTTACTACGACAAGCGCAGCGCTGGTGGCGACGTCGATGCCCGGACACCAGAGCTGGCCCGCTTTCATTGGAACCGCTGGTATGGTTGCACCGATGTTTTGGATTTTCACAGGCAGATCCCCAGCTTCTTTATCAAGGACGATCATGATACAGTCACAAACGACAGTGCTCCTGGTAGGCGAGTCGGTGATCTCACATGGAATGCCGGACTTTCTATTTTTCGCGAACAGGCGCCCATGGGTGAGCGCACCTATCGCAGTCGCCGATGGAGCGAAGACTTGCAGTTTTGGATTGTTGAAGGTCGTGATTTTCGTAGCCCCAACGATATGCCGGATGGTAAGGACAAATCCATCTGGGGACCTGAGCAGAAAGCTTGGTTTAAACAAGAGGTGCTTGCATCGGACGCTCCCTTCAAAATCTTGTTCTCACCTACACCGGTGGTTGGACCTGACCGCAAAAACAAAAAGGATAATCATTCCAATGCGAATTGGTCTTTTGAAGGAGATGAAATCCGCCAGTTTTGTGAAGAGAATAATGTAATTGTTATCTGCGGAGATCGTCACTGGCAGTATCACAGTATTGATGATGTCACGGGGGTGCATGAGTTCTCCTCGGGGGCTACTTCCAAAGCGCATGCAGGAGGATTCAGTTTGGATCTGAAAACGGATGAGCATAAATATCTGGCTATCATTGGTGGATTTTTAAGTGGTGAGATTCACTCCGGTCAGGATGGGGATAAATTGACCATGAGGCACCATCGGGTCGATGGAAGTATTGCCTATGAATACAGCTACTCCAATTAA
- a CDS encoding arylsulfatase: MPTPHIDRLAHEGISFTDAHTAAAVCGPSRYGLLTGRYPWRRGKGGTSNGAKFRDLYVEEGRLTLASLLKQKKYNTAQLGKWGLRHNYSDAVHSGREPGALDAYDFENKRLLGSQLVGFDYSWCITYLKKEDSNFKTQFENGSPLDPTLADTDPYRWLPDNAEKVVEYLEVYAGEKENSKFGIDADQPFFIYWDPPSPHDPVVPNEAFIGKSGAAAYGDFVFEIDHYIGDMLDALDRFNLADQTLVIFASDNGPDVSSYERIQSHNHFSMGNRRGIKTDVLESGHRLPLLVRWPGVIGLDQTSDQLVSLTDWFATLAEITGQKIPNNAGEDSLSFLPLLLKGRLDKPYRTSVIHHTPGGEFAIRHNDWVFVDHGPPEADESEWFREQLKVESHDYPGQLYNLKTDPTQSIDLYGKYLEKARELQALLREIKANG, encoded by the coding sequence ATCCCAACACCCCATATTGATCGTCTGGCCCACGAAGGTATTTCTTTTACGGATGCTCATACAGCGGCGGCGGTTTGCGGTCCCAGCCGTTATGGATTGCTAACAGGGCGTTACCCTTGGCGAAGAGGGAAAGGGGGAACCAGTAACGGCGCGAAGTTTCGTGACCTTTATGTGGAAGAAGGGCGACTTACCCTGGCTTCTTTACTGAAGCAAAAGAAGTATAACACGGCTCAACTTGGTAAATGGGGGCTTCGACATAATTACTCGGATGCCGTTCATTCGGGCAGGGAACCGGGAGCCCTCGACGCCTACGATTTTGAGAACAAACGACTACTGGGTTCTCAGTTGGTGGGCTTCGATTATTCGTGGTGTATCACCTATCTGAAAAAAGAAGACAGCAACTTCAAAACCCAATTTGAAAACGGCAGTCCGCTTGACCCAACACTCGCCGATACCGATCCCTACCGGTGGCTCCCTGACAACGCTGAGAAGGTGGTTGAGTATTTGGAAGTCTATGCCGGGGAAAAGGAAAACTCAAAGTTCGGTATCGATGCCGACCAGCCATTCTTTATTTATTGGGATCCTCCCAGTCCGCACGATCCTGTGGTGCCTAACGAAGCCTTTATCGGGAAATCCGGTGCCGCTGCTTATGGCGACTTTGTTTTTGAAATCGATCACTATATCGGTGACATGTTGGATGCACTCGATCGATTCAACCTGGCCGACCAGACCTTGGTCATCTTCGCATCCGATAACGGTCCGGATGTTTCATCCTATGAACGGATTCAAAGCCACAATCACTTCAGCATGGGTAATCGTCGCGGCATCAAAACCGATGTCTTGGAAAGCGGACATCGCTTGCCATTGCTTGTTCGCTGGCCCGGAGTCATCGGACTCGATCAAACAAGTGACCAACTTGTTTCCCTGACCGATTGGTTTGCCACCCTCGCAGAAATTACCGGACAAAAAATTCCCAACAACGCGGGTGAAGATAGTCTTAGTTTCCTTCCGCTCTTGCTCAAGGGGCGCCTCGATAAACCCTACCGCACAAGTGTCATTCATCATACTCCAGGTGGTGAATTTGCCATCCGTCACAACGACTGGGTCTTTGTGGATCATGGGCCTCCCGAGGCCGACGAATCGGAATGGTTTCGGGAGCAACTTAAAGTAGAGTCACATGATTATCCAGGCCAGTTATATAACCTGAAAACCGATCCTACACAGTCGATTGATCTGTATGGAAAATACCTCGAGAAAGCTCGGGAGTTACAGGCGCTTTTGAGAGAGATTAAAGCGAATGGCTAA
- a CDS encoding DUF4432 family protein — MSISSSGDESRPVVKMESDKAELVIDLGGGSISEYRLKTNVLNPLQWDSWSFSPTPEAEPPIEPRSMGHFLCLDRWGSASDTEKVHGMHQHGEAAQVWWAVSHEMESATGKLNTRVKAQLPMAGIKVERSIHMHQGSAVVMVEEFVTNENPIGRIYNIVQHPTIGPPFLNKGTIVDSNGTRGFMQERPLPNPEDPEVRWPKALQMNGTKVDLRYLKDDPSPNVVSFIVEDEYGWVTATSPDTGLLLGYIWKTSDYPWLNIWRHVKDGKPFARGLEFGTSGLHKPGHDLVAKGRIFDQALYRYIDADETQTFRYAMFLAEIPDHFAGVKSVSYSDSKITVVETASERQVSVKAFQLF; from the coding sequence ATGAGTATTTCCAGTTCAGGAGATGAAAGCCGCCCTGTTGTAAAAATGGAGAGCGATAAGGCGGAACTTGTAATTGACTTGGGAGGTGGATCGATTTCTGAGTATCGATTAAAGACGAACGTTTTGAATCCGCTGCAGTGGGATTCCTGGTCATTTAGTCCAACGCCTGAGGCAGAACCTCCTATAGAACCTCGCTCTATGGGACACTTCCTTTGTCTGGATCGTTGGGGCTCTGCATCCGATACGGAAAAAGTGCATGGTATGCATCAGCACGGAGAAGCCGCACAAGTCTGGTGGGCAGTGTCGCACGAAATGGAATCGGCGACGGGTAAGTTAAATACGCGTGTGAAGGCTCAACTTCCTATGGCCGGCATCAAAGTGGAACGGTCGATTCACATGCACCAAGGCTCGGCTGTAGTGATGGTTGAAGAATTCGTGACTAACGAGAATCCTATAGGTCGAATCTACAACATAGTCCAGCACCCGACCATCGGTCCTCCTTTTCTCAATAAGGGAACCATTGTAGATTCTAATGGTACCCGTGGTTTCATGCAGGAGCGTCCCTTACCCAATCCCGAAGACCCGGAAGTACGCTGGCCCAAGGCACTTCAAATGAACGGGACAAAAGTTGACCTTCGCTATCTGAAAGATGATCCTTCGCCCAACGTCGTTTCGTTCATCGTCGAGGACGAATACGGCTGGGTCACCGCAACCAGCCCCGATACAGGACTTTTGCTCGGCTACATCTGGAAAACCTCCGACTATCCCTGGCTCAACATCTGGCGACACGTCAAAGATGGAAAGCCTTTTGCTCGTGGCTTGGAATTTGGCACCTCCGGTCTTCACAAACCTGGTCACGACCTGGTAGCCAAAGGCCGCATCTTCGACCAGGCTCTCTACCGCTACATCGACGCCGACGAGACCCAGACCTTTCGCTACGCTATGTTCCTGGCTGAGATCCCAGACCACTTCGCTGGAGTCAAATCAGTGAGTTACTCAGATTCTAAGATTACCGTGGTGGAAACGGCCTCGGAACGGCAGGTTTCTGTGAAAGCCTTCCAGCTCTTTTAA
- a CDS encoding zinc-dependent peptidase, whose translation MMKIKNVSLLLGVMVGVLLQSSKSAQAEALQVEGYSSQVVEGWTVYVSDELRDQRPEETKRAMELLKGQCRKVINVVPVATVSELQKVRLWVSLPAGERRPRAEFHPSKDWLIDNGMLPEKEKGVEFTNTAILEKEIIRMPMLLLHELSHAYHNLLLGFDHPGILALYEKAKAKGSYDRVRRRNREPQKAYAITNHKEYFAECTEAFFGENDFYPFNSRELKEHDPEMYDLLTEIWIASNNE comes from the coding sequence ATGATGAAGATAAAAAATGTGTCGCTGCTGCTTGGTGTAATGGTGGGTGTATTATTACAGTCGTCGAAAAGTGCGCAGGCTGAAGCTCTGCAGGTCGAAGGTTATTCGTCTCAGGTGGTCGAAGGTTGGACGGTCTATGTGAGCGATGAACTCCGAGATCAGCGACCTGAGGAAACGAAGCGCGCGATGGAACTTCTAAAAGGGCAGTGTCGTAAGGTGATCAATGTGGTCCCAGTCGCTACGGTTTCAGAATTACAGAAAGTGCGACTCTGGGTATCCTTGCCAGCTGGCGAACGGCGACCACGTGCAGAATTTCACCCGAGTAAGGATTGGTTGATCGACAATGGTATGCTCCCGGAAAAGGAAAAGGGGGTGGAGTTTACGAACACCGCCATTTTGGAGAAAGAGATTATTCGTATGCCGATGTTGCTGCTGCATGAGTTGTCTCATGCCTATCACAATCTGCTATTAGGTTTTGATCATCCGGGGATTTTGGCGCTCTATGAGAAAGCCAAAGCGAAAGGAAGCTATGATCGAGTCAGGCGCCGCAATCGTGAACCGCAGAAGGCCTACGCCATTACTAATCACAAGGAGTACTTTGCTGAATGCACCGAAGCCTTCTTTGGCGAGAACGACTTCTATCCTTTTAATTCAAGAGAGCTCAAAGAGCACGATCCTGAGATGTATGATCTGTTGACGGAGATCTGGATAGCTTCCAACAATGAGTAG